TGAGGTTAACGAAAGTACCTGTGAAATAACAGGTTACAGTGAAGAAGAATTGGTTGGGAGTAATGTTGTAAAAACTGTAACACCTCCTGAATACAGGGAAGAGGCTAAGGAAAATATTGAGAAAATCATTGCAGGTGAAGACGTTAATTATACAGGGATTGGCCATAGAAAAAATGGGGATGAATACCACGTTAGTTTAAATGAAACCAGGGTAACCCTTCCCAGCGGTGAGAAAGGGATACTTTCCACACAGCTGGATATAACCGAACTCAAGGAAAAAGAAGAAAAATTAAAGTATCTGGGCTATCATGATAGCCTGACAGATTTATATAACCGAACTTTTATGGAAGCAGAGATGGAGCGGCTGAACACAGAAAGACAGTATCCTATAAGCTTGATATACTGTGATATCAACGGCCTTAAAATAGTCAACGATACTTACGGGCATGAGGTAGGAGATGAACTTTTGATAAAAACCGCCGAAATTTTACAAAAAGTCACCAGAGATGAAGATTTGGTGGCGCGCTGGGCTGGCGATGAATTTGTCATCTTATTGCCCCAGACAGATAGGGAAACGGCTGAAGAAGTGATAGAAAGAATTGAAAGTGCATGTAAAGGAGCAGAATTTAAAGATATACCGATTAATTTAGGTATTGGCAGTGCAGTCAAAAAGAAAGAAGAAACCTCTTACGAAACTGTTTTTAATAGAGCCGATGAAAGAATGTATAAGGATAAACTGACAAAATCGCGAAGTGCAGAAAATAAGCTGGTGAAGAATATGCTGGCAACTCTGGAAGCAAAAAGTGCAGAGACAAGAGAGCATTCGATGAGAATGACCGAGCTTGCTCACAAACTGGGAAATGAGGCTGGCTTAAACAGTGAGCAAGTTAATGACCTCAC
This genomic window from Halarsenatibacter silvermanii contains:
- a CDS encoding sensor domain-containing diguanylate cyclase, which gives rise to VTGIVEFVRDITDRLEAERELKEAKDEQQLLLDNIDVQVWLLEDERTYRRVNDAFAEFVGMDKKDILNSEVYEVRKVRRSQQRCLQGNKKVFAEKEEIKREEKVLNSSGEERVLLITKTPILSDSGEVEYVICTGKDITELKKTQENLKVREEQYRKIFETAPVGIILEDSEGNILEVNESTCEITGYSEEELVGSNVVKTVTPPEYREEAKENIEKIIAGEDVNYTGIGHRKNGDEYHVSLNETRVTLPSGEKGILSTQLDITELKEKEEKLKYLGYHDSLTDLYNRTFMEAEMERLNTERQYPISLIYCDINGLKIVNDTYGHEVGDELLIKTAEILQKVTRDEDLVARWAGDEFVILLPQTDRETAEEVIERIESACKGAEFKDIPINLGIGSAVKKKEETSYETVFNRADERMYKDKLTKSRSAENKLVKNMLATLEAKSAETREHSMRMTELAHKLGNEAGLNSEQVNDLT